Proteins found in one Neodiprion lecontei isolate iyNeoLeco1 chromosome 6, iyNeoLeco1.1, whole genome shotgun sequence genomic segment:
- the LOC107227216 gene encoding exonuclease 3'-5' domain-containing protein 2: MFQFRKDNIFFVCMTVGLALVASKYRNNVLRSLRQFCQNVFLFNKNLSIEDRNFYVESDKVILVKSPEKCDYALQRIRHELSDGVLGFDCEWVNDERVSLLQLATSNGLCVLFRLDKIGYVPGKLKELLSNKRVLKVGVAPFDDGRKLTRDFGCHVYGTLDLREHARRLGIANATGLAALCKEYLGIEMDKNAAVRRSNWNADSLTKEQINYAASDAFAAVLIYHQMLNRAQQQRSLWGNFVINLKNIWDQSNEDKLLNLPQGELDMRFRANPNNLIQKNNQEINNTNLKIKNKSTVVTRNKPLYHNCYLQAPDGDTLCTCDHKKATWYVEKGLGTVVQEEPYTVRLKFEPSGRAQGEVGRYYTQVKINRCVVCGATDKFIRKNVVPREYRKYFPVVMKEHQSHDVLLLCPTCHQISNMQDIRMRKRLAEMCDAPLSGPSISVDDAYQSHWRRLRSAVRALRKESSLPNQRRLILESHVSELTGHKEITPQLLDELDQQIKATQPSVSVQTGRTPHGLKVVEHFESQPGGLVELEQLWREHFLSAMEPKYMPELWSVCHNQERLLIRLQQRRIEPQDAKLAGILENDQKISCHA, translated from the exons atgtttcaatttcgCAAGGATAACATATTTTTCGTGTGTATGACAGTAGGATTGGCTCTCGTTGCTTCTAAGTACCGTAACAACGTGCTGCGAAGCTTGAGGCAGTTCTGCCAGAACGTATtcctttttaataaaaatttaagtaTCGAAGATAGAAACTTTTACGTCGAGTCAGATAAAGTGATTTTGGTAAAATCCCCTGAGAAATGCGATTACGCCTTGCAGCGTATTCGTCA tgAATTATCAGACGGAGTGTTGGGATTTGATTGCGAATGGGTCAATGATGAACGTGTTTCCTTGTTGCAATTGGCTACTTCCAACGGACTGTGTGTCCTTTTCCGCCTCGACAAAATCGGCTATGTTCCCGGCAAGCTTAAG GAATTGTTATCGAACAAGCGCGTACTCAAGGTTGGAGTGGCACCCTTCGACGATGGAAGGAAGTTGACCAGAGATTTCGGCTGTCATGTGTACGGAACTCTGGATCTTAGAGAACATGCCAGAAGACTAGGCATTGCCAATGCAACAGGATTAGCCGCACTCTGCAAGGAGTATTTGGGCATAGAAATGGACAAAAATGCAGCAGTGAGACGCAGCAACTGGAACGCTGATTCTCTCACTAAGGAACAAATTAATTATGCCGCGTCCGATGCATTTGCCGCAGTCCTAATTTATCACCaa ATGCTGAACAGAGCCCAACAACAACGGTCTTTATGGGGTAACTTTGTTATAAATCTAAAGAATATTTGGGATCAGTCCAATGAGGACAAACTGCTTAATCTACCGCAGGGAGAGCTAGATATGAG GTTCAGGGCTAACCCAAACAacttaattcaaaaaaataatcaggaAATTAATAACACCAACTTGAAAATCAAGAACAAATCGACCGTAGTGACGAGAAACAAACCACTGTATCATAATTGTTATTTGCAAGCACCAGACGGTGATACGTTGTGTACTTGTGATCACAAAAAAGCGACATGGTACGTTGAGAAGGGACTGGGAACTGTGGTGCAGGAGGAACCCTACACTGTAAGATTAAAATTCGAACCGTCCGGAAGAGCCCAGGGCGAAGTTGGACGATATTATACGCAGGTCAAGATAAACCGTTGCGTTGTTTGTGGAGCGACGGATAAATTCATAAGAAAAAACGTCGTACCTAGAGAATATCGAAAATACTTTCCTG TGGTCATGAAGGAACATCAGTCTCACGACGTATTACTGCTTTGCCCGACTTGTCATCAAATTAGTAACATGCAAGATATTCGTATGCGAAAGCGATTAGCTGAAATGTGCGACGCCCCGTTATCTGGACCATCCATAAGTGTAGATGATGCCTACCAAAGCCATTGGAGAAGACTCCGTTCTGCTGTACGAGCTCTTCGGAAAGAGTCTAGTCTTCCCAATCAGAGACGTCTGATATTGGAATCACACGTTTCTGAACTAACTGGACATAAGGAAATAACGCCGCAGTTACTGGATGAGCTTGATCAGCAAATAAAAGCAACGCAGCCCTCAGTATCTGTGCAAACGGGTCGTACGCCACACGGGTTGAAG GTTGTAGAGCATTTTGAAAGTCAACCTGGCGGTCTTGTCGAGTTGGAACAGCTTTGGAGAGAGCACTTTTTATCAGCAATGGAGCCAAAGTATATGCCCGAATTGTGGTCAGTCTGCCACAATCAGGAGCGTCTACTAATCCGTCTACAGCAACGCAGGATAGAACCACAAGATGCGAAATTGGCCGGGATACTTGAAAACGACCAAAAGATCAGCTGCCATGCGTAA
- the LOC107227217 gene encoding mitochondrial import inner membrane translocase subunit Tim16, which yields MAKYLAQIIVLGTQVVGRAFARALRQEISASQEAAKRAGGGAQGRERAAANARTGLTLDEALRIMNMESLKDKEALERNYKYLMEANDKSKGGSFYLQSKVFRAKERIDEELKNQEPPGPDPHKKSKET from the coding sequence ATGGCTAAATACCTGGCGCAGATAATCGTCCTGGGAACACAGGTCGTGGGTCGAGCATTTGCGCGTGCTCTTCGTCAGGAAATATCGGCTAGCCAAGAGGCAGCTAAGAGAGCTGGCGGCGGTGCTCAAGGTAGAGAAAGAGCTGCCGCGAACGCCAGGACTGGTCTAACTTTGGATGAGGCGCTGCGCATCATGAACATGGAGAGTCTCAAGGACAAGGAAGCGTTGGAACgtaattacaaatatttaatgGAGGCTAACGACAAGTCGAAAGGTGGATCGTTCTATCTTCAGTCAAAAGTCTTCAGAGCCAAGGAACGCATAGACGAAGAATTGAAGAATCAGGAACCACCTGGCCCTGACCCTCATAAAAAGAGCAAAGAAACTTAG